Below is a genomic region from Rhododendron vialii isolate Sample 1 chromosome 5a, ASM3025357v1.
GTAATAACTCGAGGTTAATCTTAGGCTAagggttagcaggtcagctgaCGCGGGTATTAATAAGTTAATGTTCGTATGAGATAACTGCAAACAAATGTTATAATGTGCCGTGGATGAGTAAACAATTCATGCAACAAGGTGCTTGTAAACCAAAAATGGTCATTAAGCAATGCAATAAACAACCATTCTACATTATGGTCCACAACCAATGAATTGCGAAGTGAATTACGACCAGCTCGACAACAAGATGCACAATCCTGTAAATCCTGACATGCTTATTGTCCACGAGTAGAAGGACTTATCTGTTGTGCCATTAATAGATTCGTAATCTACTATTAAAAGTTTAGCATCCATAGAATTTACTGAAAATATAACTTCATAAAGTAAGAACTAACAAAAATggaatccatattgcatatataaACAAGGTGCGACCATTCAATCCAAAAATGGAATCCTCAAGCACCTCTCTATTTAAAATCGAAACCATTCAATGCATAAGCTCCATTCCCAAGTCTCCCATGCTTACAGAGATGATTTTGCCATATGAATCACCAAAATCCACCACCGTAGAGTACTAAAGAGCCACTGCCCCTAGCTCACTTTGTTTCCTACGGCTTCCTCTCCCCCTTCCGTTAAGGACTTAACCAATTTCTACTTTATACTAAAATTGTAGCTAGCTTGACTCATGAAAAAGATCTAAAAATCATGACACAGGTCCATAACTAATTCTTTGATCTGTCTTatgcttcttttattttcttgtctccTCCTAGTAAAAGCATCAAGTTTATCTACTTACCACTCAACACCATAAGAAAAAACGCCAACGACATCTTTCGGTGACAACAAATTTAACTTGTCATGGAAAATATACAACGGTGACTAGAAATTTTATAGCTTGTCACCGAAAACgtgcaaatttaaaaattttataacaTGCATGGACTGTCTCAGTTCTCCATGAGCTTTCGCAAGACAATTAAAAAAGTCGAAGCAATAAGGCTCGCCAAAGAAGGAAACAGATTAATATTCCTCATAACtttttttgaacttgatttttatttttattttttctgaaaatgaaCACAGAATTAACCACTATAATATGGCAATTGGACAAAGTGTGCATGTTTGGaaactttttaaatttgccTCAACCTATTCCTTCAAGTTTCAAGAAGCATTATAAAAGAATCAAGGGCCCCTCAAGAACCCATCATCTCTTAAGTGATGCCAATGTTAAAATGATGCGAAACCATCGCTTTTTTTTCACAGTTAACAGGTGGTTTTACCAAAATTAAGTTAAACTTCCATAAATATGAGCAAAATaacctctctttcttttttaatatcaTTAATGTTGAGAACGTCACTAAGAGATTAAAAAGACACGAAAGTACATATATAATAACACGGCATTCTTTCAAATGAGTGGGGAAAGGCTAGTAAGACAAAATCCGACAATCTAAACTTACCTTCATTCCTCAATATAGGTGTTGCCATGGAACCCCACCGTCAGCATCCATATCAACCGAGACTAGGCTCTCAACGTAGAGATGCACATTAGAAAACGCTAAATCAATAGGAATCGGACGATAGGTAAATGTGCCAACTTTTGGATTGCATCGAACTAAATGCTTATGGGTTTTCAATAAAACTTCACCATTCTTCAAAATGCAAACTGGCATGGCAAACTTTAAATAGGATGGACTTGTCACATAAGGTACCACAACCAACTTGGTCCAAGACTCTCTTATACCATATTCCTTCAACACCCATAAATCAACACAAGTGCGGTGGTAGTCATGATATAGTACACACAGGCATCCACTGAAAGCACACAACATCTCATAGGAACAACCATGTTGATACTCGGGTTCCAAAAACTCTCCGTAGGTCTCCTTCGCCAAATCCATGGAAACAATAAGCCTATTGGTGTCCAACTTCCAATGGAGGGCCCCGTTGAGAAATACCCCAGGATGAAGACGAAAATAAGGACGATCATGAGGAAAGTCTCCAATCCTTCTCCACGAATCGGTCCTCAACGTATACACTTTCACTTCCAAAGCAATGCCAATGCTACGCCTATCTTTAAGCATTAACACCACTTTGTAATCATCAATAGAGGCGTCataacccaaaccaaacccatcAAGTACCACATGAGCGGGCGGCAGATTAAGACTGGGCAATTTCTTGGATTTCCTCGTTGACGGGTTCCATAGAAATAAAGTACATTTACTTTGGATGCACATTAACCCATCACAACAACCTAAAATCCTTACTCCTCCACATACTCCACGTGTCTCACCACAGAGAGGGTAATCAAGTTCGACAACATCAATATCAGAACGCTCCTTCAAAATAGAGCAAAGAGAGCACGACGTTACACCGGAAGAGAGTCCGATTATTAAGAGTCTATGGCTGGTATAAAAAGTGCCCATGGATGATGCTAGACTGAGATGGGTTTTTGCGAATTGGCGATGAGAAATCAAAGAACGCCATGACTTGCAAACGCACCTTAATCGCAGCAACGGCTTGACGGGAAGCCTGGACAATATTTCGACAATGATTTCAGGGGGCAGGTTCGGCAGTAGTACTGGCTGAGAATCTTCGGTCTGTTTGGTGGTTTGGGATGATGAACACACAAGGAAGAAGCTACAGATTCGTCCGATTAGACCCATGTCGGACAGTTTGGAAGTCGTGCCCTTATCTCGCACTGCTCTGCTGCCAATTATTAGGACTTGTTGGGAAACCGAATCTCCAAGACCCAGTAGTAATATACGTACAGAttggacaacaaaaaattgcaaaaaaatacttgttgggaaactgaatctCCAAGACCCAGTAATATACGTGTAGAttggacaacaaaaaattgcaaaaaaatccTCCAAGGCGGAATTAAGATTTTACCACAAATCCCGcgtcacgaacgctggttgaacttgttacaaCATATCTTGCTGTatgccacgaatactgctcgacagtaccttacgatcttctgtCATATTCCCTTATACCTCGAATCACGTACCCGTTTGTGGAAACTCTACGTGAttgtttgttttctctctcaacctacttttttgatttctcaaaaacATCATAATTGACCTAGAGAACAACGAAACGGTATTTTTATAGGGTTAGGGCAGAGACATAAGGAGAAATAATTCTAGGCTCCttgtgtaaataagaaatcttaatcccaccaggattttatt
It encodes:
- the LOC131325858 gene encoding F-box/kelch-repeat protein At3g23880-like, which translates into the protein MGLIGRICSFFLVCSSSQTTKQTEDSQPVLLPNLPPEIIVEILSRLPVKPLLRLRCVCKSWRSLISHRQFAKTHLSLASSMGTFYTSHRLLIIGLSSGVTSCSLCSILKERSDIDVVELDYPLCGETRGVCGGVRILGCCDGLMCIQSKCTLFLWNPSTRKSKKLPSLNLPPAHVVLDGFGLGYDASIDDYKVVLMLKDRRSIGIALEVKVYTLRTDSWRRIGDFPHDRPYFRLHPGVFLNGALHWKLDTNRLIVSMDLAKETYGEFLEPEYQHGCSYEMLCAFSGCLCVLYHDYHRTCVDLWVLKEYGIRESWTKLVVVPYVTSPSYLKFAMPVCILKNGEVLLKTHKHLVRCNPKVGTFTYRPIPIDLAFSNVHLYVESLVSVDMDADGGVPWQHLY